One region of Bacteroidota bacterium genomic DNA includes:
- a CDS encoding orotate phosphoribosyltransferase → GKSSFDVVIKLKNDNYKVSGLIAIFTYDFNISKENAENNNIKFYTLTDYNILLEEALRMKYISDKDLQLLKEWRKAPEKWGK, encoded by the coding sequence GGTAAAAGTAGTTTTGATGTTGTAATAAAACTAAAAAATGATAATTATAAAGTTAGTGGTTTAATTGCCATTTTTACTTATGATTTTAATATTTCAAAGGAAAATGCTGAAAACAATAATATTAAATTTTATACCTTGACAGATTATAATATTTTACTGGAAGAAGCTTTAAGAATGAAATACATTTCTGATAAAGATTTGCAACTATTAAAGGAATGGAGAAAAGCTCCTGAGAAATGGGGTAAATAG
- the dtd gene encoding D-aminoacyl-tRNA deacylase: MRVIIQRVKEASVLIENEIYSKIDKGLLVLVGIENADTGEDVDWLVKKIINLRIFDDENAVMNLSVNAIEGEILAVSQFTLHASTKKGNRPSYIKSAKPEIAIPIYNSFVEKLEQSCNKEIKTGEFGAEMDISLINDGPVTIFMDSKNRE, translated from the coding sequence ATGCGTGTAATTATTCAAAGAGTGAAAGAAGCCTCAGTATTGATTGAAAATGAAATTTATTCAAAAATTGATAAAGGATTGTTAGTATTAGTAGGAATTGAAAATGCTGATACAGGAGAAGATGTTGATTGGCTGGTAAAAAAAATTATTAATCTGAGAATATTTGATGATGAAAATGCTGTAATGAATTTATCGGTGAATGCTATTGAAGGAGAAATTCTTGCAGTTAGCCAGTTTACACTTCATGCAAGTACAAAAAAAGGAAACAGACCATCATACATAAAATCGGCAAAACCGGAAATTGCTATTCCTATCTATAATAGTTTTGTAGAAAAATTAGAGCAAAGCTGTAACAAAGAAATTAAGACCGGAGAATTTGGTGCTGAAATGGATATTTCATTAATTAATGATGGACCTGTAACAATTTTTATGGATTCCAAAAATAGAGAATAG
- a CDS encoding TetR/AcrR family transcriptional regulator, producing the protein MLSKRQEQIIEESVRIIDEKGIQGFTIKNLSKAIGISEPAIYRHFESKFQILVEILDGFNNKMRHFEQQFINNNDSAIEKIEKIYQGHFAFFLENPAIISVIFAEEIFNNDKSLYNKINEILQINENMILKIIGEGQINGEIKNEVDKNQITIIVMASLRLIVKKWKLSSFAFDLKKEGQKLFESIKILIKK; encoded by the coding sequence ATGTTATCAAAAAGACAAGAACAAATAATCGAAGAGTCTGTTAGAATTATTGACGAAAAAGGGATACAGGGGTTTACTATTAAAAATTTGTCCAAGGCTATTGGTATTTCCGAGCCGGCAATATATCGACATTTTGAAAGTAAATTTCAAATTCTTGTTGAAATTCTTGATGGTTTTAATAATAAGATGCGTCATTTTGAACAGCAATTTATTAATAATAATGATAGTGCAATAGAAAAGATAGAAAAGATTTATCAAGGACATTTTGCTTTTTTTTTAGAGAATCCTGCAATAATTTCAGTAATTTTTGCTGAAGAAATTTTCAATAATGACAAAAGCTTATATAATAAGATCAATGAAATTCTTCAGATAAATGAGAATATGATTTTGAAAATAATTGGAGAAGGGCAAATAAATGGAGAAATAAAAAATGAAGTTGATAAAAATCAAATTACCATTATTGTTATGGCTTCATTACGCTTAATTGTAAAAAAATGGAAGCTAAGTTCATTTGCTTTTGACCTTAAAAAAGAAGGACAAAAATTATTTGAATCAATAAAAATATTAATTAAAAAGTAA